The proteins below come from a single Eremothecium sinecaudum strain ATCC 58844 chromosome II, complete sequence genomic window:
- the GAS4 gene encoding 1,3-beta-glucanosyltransferase (Syntenic homolog of Ashbya gossypii ADL175W; Syntenic homolog of Saccharomyces cerevisiae YOL132W (GAS4)) produces MLFKSSRIVLGIYLLIRYACAFIHPIEVNGKQFVDSVTGEPFFIKGIDYQPGGSSSVNDNQDPLSDPGKCARDIILFQELGINTIRIYSINPDLDHNVCMTMLAAAGIYLILDVNSPLENQHLNRYEPWTTYNELYLRHVFKVIEQFSNYNNTLGFFAGNEVVNDSRSAKYSPPYLKALVSDMKKYIHENAPRAIPVGYSAVDDLHFRVSLSKYLECHDPSNPYNEVDFYGVNSYQWCGKQTFVSSGYDKLVNAYRDYSKPVFFSEYGCNEVLPRQFEEVQALYSSDMYTVFSGGLVYEFNQEANNYGLIDTDADGNAILLPDFRTLQSVFKKVRFPSTLEVRQAILKDNVVAMAPAVKSKCESSYQNLDISHPVAANLATNMIKSSVKVRESKYVDLTLEQLKTPYKIFESNGKEVLRNARVDIVSNFDGEDLKNIRRLHKHRYRSEASSYSKFSTLVLITIGIIELAFQLSVI; encoded by the coding sequence ATGTTGTTCAAGTCATCCAGGATAGTTTTAGGTATATACCTACTTATTAGATATGCTTGTGCATTTATTCATCCTATCGAAGTGAATGGCAAGCAATTTGTGGACAGTGTTACAGGAGAACCATTTTTTATTAAAGGTATTGACTATCAGCCTGGCGGGTCCAGCAGTGTTAATGATAATCAGGACCCACTATCTGATCCAGGAAAATGTGCCAGAGATATTATTCTATTTCAGGAGTTGGGTATCAATACAATTCGGATATATTCAATCAATCCGGACTTGGATCATAACGTTTGTATGACGATGTTGGCTGCCGCCGGCATATACTTGATATTGGACGTTAATTCCCCACTCGAAAACCAGCACTTGAATAGATACGAACCATGGACAACATACAACGAGTTATATTTGAGACACGTTTTCAAGGTCATTGAGCAGTTTAGCAACTACAACAACACCCTTGGTTTCTTCGCTGGAAACGAGGTCGTCAACGATAGCAGATCAGCCAAGTATTCACCACCATATTTGAAAGCCTTGGTGAGTGACATGAAAAAATATATCCATGAGAATGCCCCAAGAGCTATCCCAGTTGGCTATTCTGCTGTCGATGATTTGCATTTTAGAGTTTCATTATCCAAGTACTTAGAATGCCATGACCCAAGTAATCCATACAACGAGGTTGACTTCTACGGCGTGAATTCCTACCAATGGTGTGGTAAGCAGACCTTCGTAAGCTCTGGATATGATAAATTGGTAAATGCGTACAGAGACTACTCCAAGCCTGTGTTCTTCTCTGAATATGGTTGCAACGAAGTCCTTCCTAGACAATTTGAGGAAGTGCAGGCACTCTACTCAAGCGACATGTACACCGTGTTTAGTGGAGGTCTAGTCTATGAGTTTAACCAAGAAGCAAACAATTATGGTTTGATTGACACAGATGCTGACGGAAATGCCATTCTATTACCCGATTTCCGTACCCTTCAGAGTGTATTTAAAAAGGTTCGCTTCCCAAGCACACTGGAAGTTAGGCAAGCTATTCTGAAAGACAATGTTGTTGCAATGGCCCCAGCTGTGAAATCAAAGTGCGAAAGCTCATATCAGAACTTGGATATTTCCCATCCCGTTGCAGCAAATCTTGCTACAAACATGATCAAAAGCAGCGTGAAGGTCCGGGAATCCAAATACGTTGATTTGACCTTGGAACAGTTGAAGACACCATACAAGATTTTTGAATCAAATGGAAAGGAGGTTCTCAGAAACGCTAGAGTTGATATTGTGTCAAACTTCGATGGTgaagatttaaaaaatattCGCCGCCTTCACAAGCATCGCTATCGAAGTGAGGCGAGCAGTTATTCAAAATTCTCGACTCTCGTACTTATCACAATCGGTATCATTGAGCTAGCTTTTCAGCTGTCTGTAATTTGA
- the ZIM17 gene encoding Zim17p (Syntenic homolog of Ashbya gossypii ADL173C; Syntenic homolog of Saccharomyces cerevisiae YNL310C (ZIM17)) → MFRRSIGFLAIRTSSCAAVTKPLYRAATPYFRNLPGVACSLHTNGYLQNSQKNVSDKEKGTHIASFQVEKPQLMIAFTCKKCDTRSSHSMSKQAYTKGTVLIQCPGCKNRHLIADHLKIFNDSRITIQDILQAKGESVSQNIDDLVFDDIPESLKKVIGHYAKDAPTEMREKLDNETVHSLPSDETKENKA, encoded by the coding sequence ATGTTTAGACGGTCTATAGGTTTCCTAGCAATACGCACGTCTAGTTGTGCGGCAGTTACAAAGCCTCTATATAGGGCAGCTACTCCCTACTTTAGGAATTTACCAGGCGTCGCATGTTCATTGCATACTAATGGATACCTACAAAACTCACAGAAAAATGTCTCTGACAAAGAAAAAGGAACTCATATAGCTTCATTTCAGGTGGAGAAACCTCAGTTGATGATTGCTTTTACTTGTAAGAAATGTGATACCAGGTCATCACATTCTATGTCGAAGCAGGCTTATACGAAGGGTACAGTCTTAATTCAGTGTCCAGGCTGTAAGAATAGACATCTGATTGCAGACCACTTGAAGATTTTTAACGACTCCCGAATTACTATTCAGGATATTTTACAGGCTAAAGGTGAATCCGTTTCTCAGAATATTGATGATTTAGTATTCGATGATATACCAGAATCTTTAAAGAAAGTTATTGGACATTATGCGAAAGATGCGCCTACGGAAATGCGTGAAAAGTTGGATAATGAGACAGTTCACTCACTGCCTTCTGACGAGACAAAAGAGAATAAAGCTTAA
- the RFA2 gene encoding Rfa2p (Syntenic homolog of Ashbya gossypii ADL176W; Syntenic homolog of Saccharomyces cerevisiae YNL312W (RFA2); 1-intron in Ashbya gossypii) — protein MASYQQQPFNEYSTVTGGGFDNSQASSGKPGSAGGQSTATLTPVTIKQILEARQLMQDGPYVVSNIELHNISFVGVVRNVVDHTANVSVTVEDGTGQIEFRQWSNDQKDMERASQGDNAVYDSEVSQQFQIGTYVKVFATLREFGGKMNIQYAIVKRVDNFNEVIAHHLSAMKCFAIANGKMSSPQSAANLDENSETLGGQSLFVQDNDFGNGKPVTQRILDFCRDQCRDKDANTFSVHTKLISQSLGMLEDDVRMHCQTLTEQGFIYPTFDENSYFTL, from the exons ATGGCTT CATACCAGCAGCAACCCTTCAATGAATATTCGACGGTAACTGGAGGCGGTTTCGACAATTCCCAGGCCTCTTCAGGAAAGCCAGGTTCTGCAGGTGGTCAGAGCACAGCAACTCTGACCCCGGTAACAATTAAACAAATCCTAGAAGCGAGACAACTTATGCAAGATGGGCCATATGTTGTAAGTAATATTGAACTACACAATATATCGTTCGTTGGAGTTGTTAGAAATGTCGTCGACCATACAGCTAATGTTAGCGTCACAGTGGAAGATGGGACAGGACAAATCGAGTTTAGGCAGTGGAGTAATGACCAGAAAGATATGGAAAGAGCCAGCCAGGGCGACAACGCTGTGTACGACTCAGAAGTCTCTCAGCAATTTCAAATTGGAACTTATGTCAAGGTATTTGCTACGCTCAGGGAGTTTGGCGGTAAAATGAACATTCAATATGCTATAGTCAAACGTGTTGATAACTTCAATGAGGTTATAGCTCACCATCTATCTGCTATGAAGTGTTTTGCCATCGCTAACGGCAAAATGTCATCGCCTCAAAGCGCTGCCAATTTAGATGAAAACTCAGAGACTTTGGGAGGACAGAGTTTATTTGTACAAGATAATGACTTTGGGAATGGCAAACCAGTTACACAGCGCATTTTAGACTTCTGTAGAGACCAGTGTCGGGACAAAGATGCTAATACATTTTCAGTTCACACAAAACTAATCTCGCAGTCTCTTGGAATGCTAGAAGACGATGTTAGAATGCACTGCCAGACATTGACAGAACAAGGTTTCATATATCCAACTTTTGATGAAAATAGCTACTTCACTTTGTGA
- the STB1 gene encoding Stb1p (Syntenic homolog of Ashbya gossypii ADL172W; Syntenic homolog of Saccharomyces cerevisiae YNL309W (STB1)) produces the protein MPGECDLMRLTPQKEQELSSIILKRAELAQMTRQLKLGLSKVSSPKKSSRAPSSSSELNSGTLNRDSTSLQTVGAGGSLTTRLEAEQTDTKQTYSRDTDEESPLKKHKAMLVVGPQEPQAVTRRSSLKPLLPSTPRAAARRPSIKFPPFSTASYAGEPTSNNEEVGADLLIYLATSPYSSTKHLNHTGSPKVPMTPSYLSQHTASTDAVRLSHMKSQPSPFKHPVQFLNGAPSALLPQGPLHDLMDSPNLSLYMSPSPQKRKHSTSSILPTDSLLEHSTAPDTFRRPSTSQPLMSHLLRTPNFDMNDYVRNLFSPSPRVDSHTMHQTLPLDRKD, from the coding sequence ATGCCTGGAGAATGCGATTTAATGCGTTTAACTCCTCAGAAGGAGCAGGAACTGAGTTCGATTATTTTAAAGAGAGCTGAGCTGGCTCAGATGACAAGACAGCTAAAGCTGGGTCTTAGCAAAGTCTCGTCGCCTAAGAAGAGCTCTAGGGCGCCTTCTAGCTCCTCTGAATTGAACTCAGGTACGTTGAATCGAGATAGCACGAGTTTACAGACCGTAGGAGCCGGAGGTTCATTGACAACTAGACTAGAAGCAGAGCAGACTGACACGAAACAGACATATTCCCGTGATACGGACGAAGAGTCTCCGTTAAAGAAACACAAGGCAATGCTGGTTGTAGGCCCGCAAGAGCCCCAGGCGGTCACTCGTAGGTCAAGTTTGAAGCCGTTACTGCCTTCTACACCCCGCGCTGCTGCGCGCAGGCCCTCGATTAAGTTTCCGCCCTTCTCTACTGCTTCGTATGCAGGAGAGCCTACTAGCAACAACGAAGAGGTCGGAGCGGACCTCCTTATCTACCTTGCCACTAGTCCTTACAGTTCTACAAAACACCTGAACCATACTGGCTCTCCGAAAGTCCCGATGACTCCATCGTATCTCAGCCAGCACACAGCTTCCACAGATGCTGTGCGATTGTCACACATGAAGAGTCAGCCATCGCCGTTCAAGCATCCTGTGCAGTTCTTGAACGGTGCCCCTTCCGCTCTGCTGCCCCAGGGCCCGCTACACGATCTTATGGACTCTCCAAATCTCTCACTCTATATGTCTCCTTCACCACAGAAAAGAAAACACAGCACAAGCTCTATATTGCCCACAGATTCCCTCCTAGAGCACAGTACGGCACCCGATACCTTTCGCCGTCCTTCAACATCTCAACCGCTTATGTCGCATCTTCTTCGAACACCAAACTTTGACATGAATGACTATGTGCGCAACCTCTTTAGCCCCTCGCCAAGAGTAGATTCGCATACAATGCACCAAACACTCCCATTGGATCGCAAGGATTAG
- the ALR1 gene encoding Mg(2+) transporter ALR1 (Syntenic homolog of Ashbya gossypii ADL171W; Syntenic homolog of Saccharomyces cerevisiae YOL130W (ALR1)), whose protein sequence is MSSDFKTGRNDESLSRTASIEESYVSDRPEEHRELYDHRQQRELPQRRLSTPAREQSGGRSIIRDLSYYGKSEQPPQFKTNGLNMGISFEDDSDQEYSGFAPRYEKHGRSIKTPSSRAPRVVQASHQLSPSEGSKDDTGEKTDRKQMEAGANKDSEIVRDSRGQGMKKKSRAHSESSSQAPQLPYLTRYLSHKSQDSAVLNSKLNRMVSVGSDDSKGSRQSQETEEDVCFPMQQPEHTRINGIDFDELEEFVADAMRGHGSRYETAITDDIIVSEYNKLPSSPGTSSGTSTSQSSAALKYIPKNVYQKNATNDNVPGISFGNNKIEADDYIPMNELSAQQGEGLPETGAPNPGFNTLPPRFSFFRPDAEDTVHSPDIPSLIADGQTFRKLFKDGTSSWWLDCICPTDEEMRCIAKAFGIHPLTAEDIRMQEPREKVELFKSYYFVCFHTFENDPESAEFLEPINVYIVVFRHGVLTFHFTPVSHTSNVRRRVRQLRDYVDVNSDWICYALIDDITDSFAPVIQGIEYEADFIEDNVFQSRDSDVALYLQSIGEGRRKTMTLMRLLSGKADVIKMFAKRCQDESNGIGPALTSEINIANLQLQANDMPPKDLTNFQLQSPEVSSFDWKRRTQPRADIALYLGDIQDHVVTMVQNLLSYEKIFSRSLASYLAQLQVESLRCNNKVTSMLGKVTMIGTMLIPLNVITGMFGMNVNIPGTEAPGYNMFIVIVFCLVSLAVTSWIFSSWWVSRINRVTTLNELAEPGTRSVINFSRFRVSRRAPKIHPSKSVKSFPSKLSRYC, encoded by the coding sequence ATGTCCTCAGATTTTAAAACGGGTCGTAACGATGAATCGTTGTCTAGAACGGCATCTATTGAAGAATCATATGTTTCCGATAGACCTGAGGAACATAGAGAGCTGTACGATCATCGCCAACAACGTGAACTGCCTCAAAGAAGGTTATCGACACCTGCGAGAGAGCAGAGCGGTGGTCGGAGTATCATACGCGACCTCAGTTACTACGGAAAATCTGAACAGCCACCTCAGTTTAAAACAAACGGTTTGAATATGGGAATTTCTTTTGAGGATGATTCAGATCAGGAATACTCAGGTTTTGCACCACGTTATGAGAAGCATGGTAGGAGTATAAAAACTCCTAGTTCACGTGCTCCACGCGTGGTGCAGGCTTCTCATCAACTTTCACCGTCCGAAGGGTCTAAGGACGATACAGGAGAGAAGACTGATAGAAAGCAAATGGAGGCAGGAGCGAATAAAGACAGTGAAATAGTTAGGGACTCAAGGGGCCAGGGCATGAAGAAAAAGAGTCGGGCACACTCGGAATCTTCATCACAAGCCCCTCAACTTCCATACCTGACGAGATACTTATCACACAAGTCACAAGATTCAGCAGTTTTGAATTCGAAACTTAACCGCATGGTATCCGTTGGCAGCGACGACTCAAAGGGGTCTAGACAGTCCCAGGAAACAGAGGAAGACGTTTGCTTTCCCATGCAGCAACCAGAACATACAAGGATTAATGGTATTGACTTTGATGAGTTGGAAGAGTTCGTTGCTGATGCAATGCGCGGCCACGGATCACGCTACGAAACTGCGATAACTGATGATATTATTGTCTCGGAATATAATAAACTACCATCTTCTCCAGGCACGTCTTCTGGTACTTCTACATCTCAGTCATCAGCAGCGTTGAAGTATATTCCAAAGAATGTATATCAAAAAAATGCCACGAACGACAATGTTCCAGGTATTTCATTTGGTAATAATAAGATTGAAGCCGACGATTATATCCCTATGAATGAACTTTCTGCCCAACAAGGGGAGGGTTTGCCCGAAACAGGCGCTCCTAATCCGGGATTTAATACCCTCCCACCTAGATTTTCTTTCTTTCGTCCAGATGCTGAGGACACTGTTCATTCTCCAGACATTCCATCATTGATAGCTGATGGGCAGACCTTCCGTAAATTGTTTAAGGACGGTACTTCTTCATGGTGGCTAGATTGTATCTGTCCCACCGATGAGGAGATGCGTTGTATTGCGAAGGCATTCGGAATCCATCCGTTGACAGCAGAGGACATTCGTATGCAAGAGCCTCGTGAGAAGGTAGAACTTTTCAAGTCCTACTATTTTGTTTGTTTCCACACATTTGAGAACGATCCTGAGTCTGCGGAATTTTTGGAGCCCATCAACGTTTATATTGTTGTTTTCAGACATGGTGTACTTACATTCCACTTTACGCCTGTATCGCACACCTCAAATGTCAGGAGACGTGTAAGGCAACTACGTGACTATGTTGATGTGAATTCGGATTGGATATGTTATGCCTTGATTGATGATATTACAGACAGTTTTGCACCTGTAATCCAAGGTATTGAGTACGAGGCTGACTTTATTGAGGATAATGTGTTCCAATCTCGCGACTCTGATGTCGCACTCTATTTGCAAAGTATTGGAGAGGGCAGACGGAAGACCATGACTTTGATGAGACTGTTAAGTGGCAAAGCGGATGTAATTAAAATGTTTGCGAAGAGATGCCAAGACGAATCTAATGGCATTGGCCCAGCTTTAACGTCCGAGATAAACATCGCCAATCTTCAACTTCAAGCTAATGATATGCCCCCAAAGGACTTGACCAATTTCCAATTACAATCACCTGAAGTTTCAAGCTTCGATTGGAAAAGAAGGACACAACCCAGAGCAGATATTGCTTTATACTTAGGAGATATTCAGGACCATGTGGTGACCATGGTTCAAAACTTGTTGTCATATGAAAAGATTTTCTCACGCTCTCTTGCTAGCTACTTGGCACAGCTCCAAGTAGAATCGCTACGTTGTAACAATAAAGTAACCTCGATGTTAGGCAAGGTTACAATGATAGGTACGATGTTGATTCCATTGAACGTTATTACTGGTATGTTTGGTATGAATGTCAATATTCCTGGAACAGAAGCCCCTGGTTATAATATGTTTATTGTGATCGTGTTCTGCCTTGTATCCTTAGCTGTTACATCATGGATATTCTCTTCTTGGTGGGTGTCCAGGATTAACAGGGTTACTACATTAAATGAATTAGCTGAACCAGGAACTAGATCTGTTATCAATTTTAGTAGGTTCAGAGTCTCTAGGCGTGCTCCCAAAATTCACCCCAGCAAATCAGTTAAGAGCTTTCCAAGTAAGCTAAGCCGTTATTGTTAA
- the EMW1 gene encoding tetratricopeptide repeat-containing protein EMW1 (Syntenic homolog of Ashbya gossypii ADL177C; Syntenic homolog of Saccharomyces cerevisiae YNL313C (EMW1)) produces the protein MVNLSPYVHLHSHLLLAKEDIISDGIDNIVFTCCRDILKGESHKVVADTLLAAEFNFGEVNDESDLLKVLKGVVSQMTAQNAQNSLVLGIALLQTFIQANYTGPSVPINSNEIIFKNKDADENLHRLLVSLLSIMGQPAYEMCSDPVYLVLALLIFETVTNEPSLFLNNLEEPSLPEISASETPAIVAVGHWWRARALLVQLSLVSESSGFQPIIASSILSSADLVEAIAKELPAGASDDLKKQLYIVFYLENVKCSLAVNTEHLCLPSLKKVTALTGLQLVLTGARAKRTKFQQNTHSSLVILAKSSATPVTENSSLDDKSPERLLLDSEFLLEKPHFESIGDENLDHQLVKKQKYDESEGFVDDRLLPVAIRQENIPVELKDIDPNNQPQLTDYDNIQLLLRLYVIRQTNPAKDPLVEEELTGLVSRVLYQEGQKNWTVFSRALWERSILETTKAKTIERGILQMQSLVEELGLTYSNKKVEIEPLSASANRLKYIHQLPFYPRWSLDATLAEKFMSMGVLRSAVDIYERLKLWCEAALCYAAVGDEKHAEDILLKRIEDQPNDARAYSILGDIKQDPFLWEKSWEIGKYVNAKNSLGKYYYSPPPGSGLEPDYNLSLKHLNDSLQRYPLSFDTWYFYGCIGLQCGKMELAAEAFSRCVALEPTHAMAWSNLSAVYTTLGKLKEAHSCLKKAIASDAQKNWKIWENYMIVSFKLNEWDDVLLACEHLVQLRRDNSGEGSIDIPVVEKLVELLVSAAYPDEASRLTFFQKSCMEFICKTLPQVITTSSRCWRIVARVELWRKRPNDALVCHEKAYRAIVHNPSLETDESVWNNTVDACEELVAAYESLGQMEGKYGELVCKNWKYKARSTINSLMSKGKSSWEDTPGWDKLVELRSNF, from the coding sequence ATGGTAAATTTAAGCCCCTATGTGCATCTGCACTCGCATTTATTGCTTGCTAAGGAAGATATTATAAGTGATGGCATTGATAATATAGTTTTTACCTGTTGTAGGGATATTCTAAAAGGTGAAAGCCATAAGGTTGTTGCGGATACTTTGCTTGCAGCAGAGTTTAATTTTGGCGAAGTAAACGATGAATCTGATCTTTTAAAAGTTCTAAAGGGCGTTGTATCGCAAATGACTGCTCAAAATGCACAAAATTCATTGGTGCTGGGTATTGCCTTGCTACAAACATTTATCCAGGCGAATTACACTGGACCATCAGTACCTATTAATTCTAATGAAATCATATTTAAAAACAAAGATGCTGATGAAAACCTGCATAGATTGCTGGTTAGCTTGTTGAGCATTATGGGCCAACCAGCGTATGAAATGTGTTCAGATCCCGTTTATTTAGTGTTGGCATTATTAATATTTGAAACGGTTACTAATGAGCCCAGTCTGTTTTTGAACAACCTAGAAGAACCTTCGCTTCCTGAAATCTCTGCTTCTGAGACACCTGCTATTGTAGCTGTTGGACATTGGTGGAGGGCGCGGGCTTTGTTGGTACAGCTATCCTTGGTTTCAGAATCCAGTGGTTTCCAGCCTATAATTGCATCCTCTATTTTGTCATCTGCTGATTTAGTTGAAGCAATTGCTAAAGAGCTTCCGGCTGGCGCGAGTGATGATTTGAAGAAACAGCTATACATTGTTTTCTATTTGGAAAACGTAAAGTGTTCACTAGCAGTTAATACAGAGCATTTATGTCTACCTTCATTAAAGAAGGTGACAGCGCTTACCGGCTTGCAATTAGTGCTTACTGGTGCTCGTGCCAAGAGAACTAAGTTTCAGCAAAATACGCATTCCAGTCTGGTTATTTTGGCAAAGTCTTCAGCTACACCAGTTACTGAAAACTCGTCACTTGATGATAAGTCGCCAGAAAGGTTGCTGCTCGACTCTGAGTTTCTACTTGAAAAACCGCATTTTGAGTCTATTGGAGACGAAAATTTGGATCACCAATTGGTGAAAAAGCAGAAGTATGATGAAAGTGAGGGTTTTGTTGATGACAGATTATTGCCAGTTGCTATCCGTCAAGAAAATATTCCTGTCGAGTTGAAGGATATAGATCCTAATAATCAGCCGCAGTTAACAGACTATGATAACATCCAGCTCTTGTTGCGCCTATACGTTATTAGACAGACAAATCCTGCTAAAGATCCTTTAGTTGAAGAAGAGCTAACTGGTCTTGTTTCAAGAGTTTTGTATCAAGAGGGTCAAAAGAATTGGACCGTCTTTTCTCGTGCTCTATGGGAAAGGTCCATTTTGGAAACTACTAAGGCCAAAACTATTGAAAGAGGTATCTTACAAATGCAATCTCTTGTGGAGGAGCTAGGACTTACCTATAGCAACAAAAAGGTGGAAATTGAGCCGCTCTCCGCATCTGCCAACAGATTAAAATATATCCACCAATTGCCATTCTACCCTAGGTGGTCTTTGGATGCGACATTAGCCGAAAAGTTCATGTCAATGGGTGTCCTACGTTCTGCTGTTGACATATATGAACGGTTGAAGCTGTGGTGTGAGGCAGCACTGTGCTACGCTGCTGTGGGTGACGAGAAACACGCTGAAGATATATTGCTCAAAAGAATCGAGGATCAGCCAAACGATGCTAGAGCTTATTCCATACTTGGTGACATTAAGCAAGATCCTTTCTTATGGGAAAAGAGTTGGGAAATTGGTAAGTACGTGAATGCAAAAAATTCCCTTGGTAAGTACTACTATTCTCCACCACCAGGATCCGGACTTGAACCGGACTACAATTTGTCATTAAAACATCTCAACGACTCTCTGCAACGTTATCCACTAAGTTTTGATACGTGGTATTTTTACGGGTGTATTGGGCTGCAGTGTGGTAAAATGGAGTTGGCAGCGGAGGCATTCTCAAGATGTGTGGCTTTGGAGCCCACTCACGCCATGGCATGGTCCAATTTGAGTGCTGTGTACACTACACTAGGAAAGTTAAAAGAAGCCCATAGTTGCTTGAAGAAAGCTATTGCTTCAGATGCACAGAAGAACTGGAAAATATGGGAAAACTATATGATTGTATCGTTCAAGTTAAACGAATGGGATGATGTGCTACTAGCTTGTGAGCATTTAGTGCAACTTAGAAGGGATAACTCAGGGGAAGGTTCCATCGATATTCCTGTAGTAGAAAAGCTGGTCGAACTATTGGTTTCCGCTGCCTATCCTGATGAAGCATCGAGGTTAACCTTTTTTCAGAAATCTTGCATGGAATTTATATGTAAGACACTTCCTCAAGTCATCACCACATCTAGTAGATGCTGGAGAATCGTTGCTAGGGTAGAGCTATGGCGAAAGAGACCAAACGACGCTTTAGTATGCCACGAAAAGGCATATAGAGCAATTGTTCACAATCCAAGCCTTGAAACTGATGAATCTGTATGGAATAATACAGTGGATGCATGTGAAGAGTTAGTTGCCGCTTATGAATCCTTGGGACAAATGGAAGGTAAATATGGCGAATTAGTTTGCAAGAATTGGAAATATAAGGCAAGGTCTACTATTAACTCCTTAATGAGTAAAGGTAAAAGTTCTTGGGAAGATACACCAGGATGGGATAAATTAGTAGAACTACGTAGCAACTTTTAA